DNA from Solanum stenotomum isolate F172 chromosome 3, ASM1918654v1, whole genome shotgun sequence:
aattttattattcattttcattttttatgaaataaaatttaagtatgttatttcaaattaaGTGAAATTTTCTTGATCGATttctaaaattcttttttcaccaatttttgttttaaaacctcttGAAATCCCCTCCCCCCTCCTACGCCCACCCACCTACCTACTCTATTCCATCATAAAGATCAATAGCGATGTTCTTGTCGTCTACGTTGCTTATTCTTTCACGTGACTCGAACAGTTAacataattaatgataaaaatataaacaaatttgaatttgaagtaaAAAGTTACTTGTTCtactaataatatataaagGGTTATTGTGTTTCCTAAATAACCAAAATGGACATATTGCTATGCTTTGAATACTTATCCAATTATATAATAACTTGTCAACAGTCGTTTATCCATCAaattagatttattattttttagtatatcgttatcattaattttttaattttgatgaaaTACTCACTCCCTGCTTTCTGAACATTTTCTTACTTttgtattttctcaaaaacaataaaataaatattgataataaTTACATCTGTTTCCTTTTCTTATTTAGGGtagaaaaaaaagatcaaattgcGTAATTCTAACTATTCATCTTTCCTTAAATCTtcctaattgtttttttttaaccaatGTAAATTATCATTAACAAACGAAAAACAAATACACCTAAAGAACACTCAATCTCCTAATCACCCTTTAAATCTCTGCAATAACTTCCTAATtgttactattaaaaaaaaaatcttctcttTTTCACCCTAttctatttctatatatatacgGAGTAATAACTAATAATTTTCTCACTTATCCTAAAACGTGACTTGTAATCCCCTTCTCCATTAGGAAAAAGTTTTGTACTGAAAAGCCCGTTTCCTGTTAGTAACCAAGTAATTTCGTAATAGTTTCGTTGTAAACTTCAAACTCTACACCGCGGAAAAAAGTGTTAATAATCCAAAATGAAAGCGTTACGATTCTGTTTTTGCATACGACATCCAGTGgatatacattattattattattatctaaaaCAAATGTGGCTATTCACCGACGCTTACTACTTTTCACACTTCCCAAAGTGTACAAACTGGAATTACGTAGTCAGCCACATGTAATGACTCACCAACACCTCATCTGCTCTCTCTCTCCCAATATTTTTTATCTCCTTTTGTACTActatacatttttattatttttaggaaATGTTATAGTTTAGTTAATTGACAAATTTGGTCTCTACTTCCAATTGTACTACTTAGaacattttttattacttcttcttcgtcctcttattttttatttattcagtaATATTAGCTTAGcacatctttaaaaaaaagatcataaatacctgattttttattttttgttataatatACTTATAAAATCATCTTTTACCTCTAATGAAATACCCCATATCCCTAATTACCTatacacttttaaattgacacacatattaagaaaacaattattgacatagtgaatgtactattttacccctattaattatgaagtagttGCATTAAAAACTtatgattttcaagaagttctacatctttcaaagtaattaattgagggtataatagatataaaaaaagttgtcgtttcttgatttgtcaaaatggacaagtaattagaaacaactaaaaaagaaaaagttaataAGTAATTAGGAACTAGTGAGTAATTTACAACTAACAAATATCTAAGAATTATTTTaatcttcctttttttaattttaaaaggtgtgataaatttataataaacaaataaagccGGACAAACAAAATACTATATTACTCTTTTATATAATTCAATCAACGCAGTTTACTAAGACGAAATTTACTGaataaatgtgtttttttttatcttatagATGATGGATCCTTTTTAAATATCAGTCAACTCTACATAAATGCGGATCTCGAGAAAGTAACTCAGAAGTAAAAATGtaattactaaatattttagaTGAGCAAAACAATTaacattaaataatataattggaATGAGataaatacacaaaaaattagGATATTGTATACCAATTAAATCGGTTATTTGATTAATTAGGATGACTGGATAAGAGATTGAGTTATCAAATCTAAAAAAACAATTGAGTCAAAACACGATTTAAACGCAAGGGGTCAAAAACGGAAGAAGCTAAGATTCCAAATAGAGACCAAATACTATTACATTTTGGATAAGATCAAAAACATTGGGCCTTAATGGGCCTCACTTTCTTTTCTCTGTCTTCATGTTTTTTACACCACTCAAATTTAACTAAAACCGCTCTACGATAGACACGTCTCCTCGAAAAAAGAGATTGACACGTCACCCTCATTATCCACACCATTATTATCAcctcaaaaaaaggaaaaaaataattaattaccataccttctttttttttgtgcttATATATATACTGAAAACTCCTATTCCATTccattatatttcatttttttcaccaTTAAAACAATCTCATTCTAGTTTTGGTTTTGAATTTGTGAGTAATTTAATCAGTTTCGATTTTCATTCAAATTTGTCTTCAATGGCTGCTGCCATGGGAATGATGGGAAGTATTGGGGGTTGTGGAGCAGCTTCTGCATCTCTGTTTCGATTGAGGAACTCAGCGAAGAAGAAGACCAGAAACGATAAAAATGGATTTAGGGTTTCATGTGTTTATTCATCTTCTGCTGTTGCCGATCCGTataagaccttgaagattcaaccTGGTGCATCTGAATCTGAAGTTAGAAAGGCCTTTAGACAGCTTGCTCTTAAGGTACGCACGCCATTATTAACTGCTTTAAATTAAATCTgggaaatttgaatttattttcataaaaaagacCGTTTTGGTATTTTTATATGCctttaattgaattttaagttattaattaatatgatgTATTTTATTGGATTACAGTATCACCCAGACGTATGCAGAGGAAACAATTGTGGTGTTCAATTTCACCAAATCAATGAAGCTTACGATGTAAGTTTTTGTGCATATTTGCTTTGCTTAGATCTTATGtcgattaatttatttttgtatttgtaaataacaagataattaaatatgttattatcaGATTTAATTAGTATAGAAgctgatttttttctttataattaatataatataaatcatagTGGTAGACCCTTTATGTTTTATGGAATATGACTTTTTGCATAAACCTACGGCTTCTATACCCACTGCCCACAGACAAAGGCTTTACTTGATGGTTTTTCTGACCAATAAAATCAACTTGTAAAAATGGtcatttttaaatagaaaaatgatATGATCCATCCGACTTTGACTTTGACTTGTTTGAGATTGAGAcgtagtttatattttgttatataAAATCTTTTGGCTGATGTGATTATGTGTGTTGCAGGTTGTGATGAGTAATTTGAGAGGTGAAACAAGAGCAGAGTTAGAGATGATTGAGGAATATGATGATAGTAATGATGAATCAATGAGAGGAATGTATGAACCAGATTGGGATCTATGGGAAGAGTGGATGGGATGGGAAGGTGCTGGCATTCGTGATTATACTTCTCATGTTAATCCTTACCTATGAATGGGGATTATATTATTAGTCGAAAACCCAAGAATTTAAGACCCATCCATCTTCTTTAAATCAAAGATGGTTTGAGGTTTTATGTACATAATTCAATAGGAAGTTCTTTTTGTACATATTTGGATTCCCTCCTTATTTGCTCTTTTTACCAATTGTATTCCATCTCTCGTTGATAAATAAAACATCATATTTCTTATAATAAAACTTGCACAAATTGGCAACTATGATGTTGGCTAATGAATCggaattttatctttaataattttaatgtcAACTCCTTTTACATAAAACAGTAATTTGTGCATGCTTGCCTACCTATGTAAAAAGAATTATTCCTGATTTTAGCATATTATTGATCTGTATTATTTATCGCAAGAAAACATGAAAACATGTATTTACTTATTACTTGAGAGAGAGGATCTTTCGGAAACAGTTTCtttacctccacgaggtagagGGAGatggatttcactgggtatacGTCAAGACCAAATGAAGCAAAATTCATATCATCACTCATATATAGTTAAATAATCTACGATTCTACCTGTGTTTAATCAGAAGTATAGAACGTGACAAGAAAGGAAACGTTCTACATATATGAGCATGAAGATAAAATTGAATGAACTTCACCATGTTCAACCCAACATGCTTGGAAGATAACAAACACAAAACTATGTTTCCTTTCGTGATTGGTTTTGTACGCAATATATAGTTCATATTACACAAGTTTGTCCAAAAAGAGGCATTTATATAAAGTCCTTTGGGAACAGCATGAACCTAACTCGAAGGCTGAAGGAACTGGCATCGGAAACCTGGTTGAAGTAACTCTTTTCATTATTTAGTTGAGGATGAACCAGCAGAGAGCCTCGCACTCCGTGCCTTATCAGCTTTCTCCAGGTAATCTTGGTGAGATTGTTGCTTGGAGCCTTCCAAAGAAacaggaaagaaaaaaaaaagattcattaGCTTTCCACCCTTCCTGATATCTCCACATATGAAGTGGAGTTGATGGAACACAAATGTATTTTATGACAATAATGCGGATAGAAAAGTTAAGAGGAGTACAACAAATGGACACAATACATCGTGTATAGCTCGTAAGGTGGTTGATCTTCCTTTCTCAACAGAACAAGTATTACAAAGAAAAGCAAAAGGATGAAAGAGGAAAGGGTAATAAAGCTTCGAAAAGGGTCATACAGCAACTGAGTAACAAAAGAACTCTTATTAGTATTTACAGTCAACACGTTAGGCATTGTTCACCAATtcaatatttctttatatttgaaTACTCGAATCCAGCAAAAACAATCACAATACCACTCCAAGTAGTGATAAGGACACCTCCATAAGATGTACAATATTGCATAAAAGTTGGTTCCAAAAGCTAAATTGACCATTTGGAATCGAATTAAGATGTACTCCATACAAATAGATGAAGAAAATAATGACCTTACATAGTCATAGGCATACGTGATTGGATAACCATTTTGGACAACTTTACGCTTATAGCAACTGTTAGGATTCATATATAGCTTGTACATGACACATCCAATatcttttatatctttttagttatcaattttttttaatttttgtcatttaGTTATCAATTTATGTACAATTATAAGCTAGGTGCTTTCAAGTTTCAATAGATTTGACCTAAACAAATCCCATAACAATAAAAGCCATCGGCGGACAAAATCGGATATCAGCACACTCTTATCGCCTACAGAATCTTAAAATCACCAAGTGAGGCACAACATTACAACTACGAAAGTCTACAAAATTATTAGCTGGAATGAGGTTCATGCAGCTATACCAACAATCTTTTTCATGAgatggagttttttttttttttttNACGGTGTGGGgattgaacctgcgacctaagccacaaatcctccaccttgtgccacttgagctaggccttaaTTCTTTTAGTTATCAACTTATGTACAATTATAAGCTAGGTGCTTTCAAGTTTCAATAGATTGACCTAAACAAATCGCATAACAATAAAAGCCATAGAAAGACAACATCGGATATCCTATTGCCTACAGAATCTAAAAATCACTAAGTGAGGCACACCATTACAACTACGAAAGTTTACAAAATTATTTAGCTGGAATGAGGGTCGTGCAGCTATACCAACAATCTTTTTCATGAGATGAAGTTTTTAGAACCACAAAGGAGTATAATGTTATGTGCATGGGCGTATGGCATCCGTTTCTCATGAATTCTCTTACTATATACATATCAACTCTGCCAGTTGCACTCAATTATGTAAAATGGAGTAGGTTCCTTACATTTCAGCCTTTTAGCGTGAATAACAGTCGAACCTTATCAAGTGGAGAAGGATAGAGGGGTGGGTGCATTAACTGCTGATTTTCAAACAGTGCGCCACTAGCCCTAAGGGtttctcggttataaaaaaaagttatgtgtTGCCTTTATATTAGTGTAAAGATATAATACttgagcctaactcaacccccAAAGCTAGAGCTAGTTCATGAATGGAGGGTTGCTCAAACCCATATAAGCTGACCAACCCATCCATTCCCCAACTAATGTGGAACTCTAATCCACTCTAACAATTTGCATTTACACATATTTGTTTCTCTTGACATAGACATATTGACAGATTCTATCCATAAGGAAATCAAAGATCAACCCCAAAGACTCCTCCCTAACCCACCACCATAAAGAGAAAAAATCTTATGTTTTATCTTCTTATGGAGCACACTTGAAGTAACATCTGTTTGAAGTGAAGCAGCAAAATACGCAACAGCCGACAGCTCAAACCAACACTTGTTTGCTCGTTCTAACACAACTTTTGGCTCGTGGAAGCATCAAACAATACCATCATTGTTTGCCTTATAGCAACAAACAAGCAAGATATATGGTAATTATCACCAATTTTATTTCGTTTACCAGTAAAGCAAAGAGACCAGCATTATGAGAAACAATAAGTAATACACAATGAGGCAAAATCTACAGCAGAGGAGAAAATGGTTCACATTGTCACTAATATCAGAGATTACCTAAATACTGATAATCTCTCTATCTTTAGAgacatttttgtattttaaactACACTAGGGTAAGTATTTGAACTTTTTTGATGCTTGGTATGGgagattttctctttttttgctTTTCATGTTTTAGTAGTCTCAGATCAGAAACAGGGTTAGAATAGAAGGGAATCAGATTTAAGGGAAGTAATTTTGATGGCACAAAATTTAATTCCTACAGAGTTTGATAtcaattgttttatttcttgATGAATACGGCATTACGCCCAGACAAAACTTGATCTTTTTGGTGACTGATTTCAGAGGTGAGAGACCAGTGTAAGTAGGCTTATTTTCTAATCGAATGAGGTGAAAAATGGCAATGCCTCCATGAAAATACGTGATCTTTGATTATATGGATTCTGGGGAACTAAGGGTGTGatctagtggtcaatgaagtagGCATAGAACCAATTATGCCTCAGGTTCAAATCCCTACTAGCCGATTTATTTCCATCTATTCAAGCCTTGACACACAGAAATACTTGTGCTATTAGTTGGTAGGAGGTAGCAGGTAATTGTGGAATTAGTCTAGGCACGCGCAAGCTGGCCCAAACAGCAAGGTTATAAAAGAATATGGATCTGAGGCAACCATGGTAAGTTCAATCTCTTACATCAGTAGCAGGGTAACAAATAGAAGGGACTCAGACACAAATGGAAGCAATCTGGGAAGGAGAAAAATTGCACAACTTGTAATTGAATAGCGGGACCATTAGATATGAAGGATTCATACATTTAGTCCAATCAGTTTGAGATCGAGAGAGTAATTGAATTCAATAACAGTTAATTGCAATAAAAGGGGAATTAGAATGACGAACCTCGGGTCATGAAGTACCAGGGAACACCGAAGAGGACGCCTATGACGGCGATGCCACCGAAGACGTGCTTCTTCTCACCGCTATATAATACATGCTCCAATTTGGCCCTAAACCCTCCTCCTGCTCCATTCATCTTCTTCGCTTCACTTGCCATATTCTTCTCCATTTGTTTCCCTTTCTACCTAAAACCCTTAAACCCTATCGATTTTGTATTACCAGTattttccaacaaaaataaagaaagaggCTATTCATTTTGAGTCTGAGCAGCTCGGTGGGCTTGTCCTGCACCCCCTTACTCACGGCACGTGTTGACTTGCTCGTGGTGCAAACAAcgcttcattttatttttcattccctttattattatattgtccAGCGGAGTAATTATATAGTCATTTATGTTTGAAAAATTATCtaataatatcatttatatttgttttagaattataatatcaccaaattttatatatttttcttaaaatatatttgacaagaaaaaaatattattctctcTCCTATGAGATGCCATGTcacattattcatttttttattttaaaaataatttttttaatataactcATATGTTATTcagtaaagaaataaaaaataattcttgattatttattatttttagttttttactttCATATTAAGAgatagacattttttttttaccctccctaggagctctcaccctttttgctcccttggtgacttgagaactcgcaaccttcgggttggaagtgaggggttgcttaccatccgagcaactccctcttgtcaacattttttattctattattacatttaacattaattatttttctaaaatcattTCTCAATTCATTCATTCGTTAATTTCTTAAAGAATATGCAAAGTGCACACTTTTAATGAATGCCAtataatattattctttttttaataatctttttttatttttttttattttttatattgggAAATTTAGTTTCTAGTCCTTCTGTCCATCTTTACATCTTTACTTGTTCATTATTAATTTGACATATCTCTTAAGgaataataaagataattttactatatgaatctttgaaaataataaattttatatttaaaaaatgcattggaaaatgactataattaataataacagTGAATTGGGaattaagtaataaattatcacttgattttctaaaataaataagtaacaaatgaataattatttataatgtatgaataaataaaaatagacagAGGGAATAGTTGCTAGAAAAAAATCCATAAAAATAGTTAGTTGATAtaatacttttgattttttatgaGTACGTGAAAATTATCTTCTaacatcacttttttttaattcacttttacttgtttttaATGTTCACCTTGCACATTCTATAAGAACTTCATaataaccaaaaataaatatgagtttatttaaaaatgTTCACTTTGCGTTatgtaattattatgtttaCCGAGTCTATCATATGGttaatttaaaaagttttttttaattattagtaaAAAGGGAATAATATGTCATGGCATTCATTAGGAGAGagaaagatatttttttgtgtcaagtatattttgaggaaaatatgaTAAGTTGGGTGATTCTATAGTcgtaaaacaaacaaaaatgataTTATTAGGTAATTTCCCAAACATGAGTGACTATTAGGGAAATTACTCAGTATATTGACAAGTTTTGTGCAACACTAATTGGGTATATGATTCTTTTTTCGAAAATCTTAATTACTCAGTTGaatgagaatatatatattttttNAACTCATATGTTATATTCggtaaaagaaacaaaaaaacaattcttgattatttatcatttttagttttttattttagcaTATTAAGAGATAGacattttttattctattattacatttaacattaattatttttctaaaatcattTCTCAATTCATTCATTCGTTAATTTCTTAAAGAATATGCAAAGTGCACACTTTTAATGAATGTCAtataatattattctttttttaataatattttttaatttttttttatattgggAAATTTAGTTTCTAGTCCTTCCGTCCATCTTTACATCTTTACttgtttattattaatttgacaTATCTCTTAAGgaataataaagataattttactatatgatgaaaataataaattttataattaaaaaatgactataattaataataaaagtgAATTAGGaattaagtaataaattatcacttgattttctaaaataaataagtaacaaatgaataattatttataatatatgaataaataaaaatggacagaGGAAATAGTTGCTAGAAAAAAAATCGTAAAAATAGTTAGTTGATAtaatacttttgattttttatgaGTACGTGAAAATTGTCTTCTAACATCACTTTTTtttcgttcacttttacttgtttttaATGTTCACCTTGCACATTCTATAAGAACTTCATaataaccaaaaataaatatgagtttatttaaaaatgTTCACTTTGCGTTatgtaattattatgtttaCCGAGTCTATCATATGGttaatttaaaaagttttttttaattattagtaaAAAGGGAATAATATGTCATGGCATTCATTAGGAGAGagaaagatatttttttgtgtcaagtatattttgaggaaaatatgaTAAGTTGGGTGATTCTATAGTcgtaaaacaaacaaaaatgataTTATTAGGTAATTTCCCAAACATGAGTGACTATTAGGGAAATTACTCAGTATATTGACAAGTTTTGTGCAACACTAATTGGGTATATGATTCTTTTTTCGAAAATCTTAATTACTCAGTTGaatgagaatatatatattttttaggatATGACCTAGTGGTTAATTAAATGATATGAATATGTAAAGTTATATAGTATACCTAAGCTAATAGAATATAGCCGATAAAATAATTGAGGTGAATACAAGTTGATCtctacattattattattattatagtctAAAACCAACAACAAATACTAAACTGCATTAAAGTGTTTCACCTTTTAAATCACATGCCAAGGCTTTtatctacattttttttatctccTATTTTTCTTCTCAACATCTTTCCTTTTTCCCCTTGTAAAACCT
Protein-coding regions in this window:
- the LOC125858255 gene encoding chaperone protein dnaJ 8, chloroplastic — protein: MAAAMGMMGSIGGCGAASASLFRLRNSAKKKTRNDKNGFRVSCVYSSSAVADPYKTLKIQPGASESEVRKAFRQLALKYHPDVCRGNNCGVQFHQINEAYDVVMSNLRGETRAELEMIEEYDDSNDESMRGMYEPDWDLWEEWMGWEGAGIRDYTSHVNPYL
- the LOC125858257 gene encoding uncharacterized protein LOC125858257 yields the protein MEKNMASEAKKMNGAGGGFRAKLEHVLYSGEKKHVFGGIAVIGVLFGVPWYFMTRGSKQQSHQDYLEKADKARSARLSAGSSSTK